catttttcacaaaataaatgtaTCCTTTATTTACTTTTGAGAGTTTGGAGCAAAGGAGTAGCACTCCTACGGTAGGAATTACAATTTGGGTTTGCGCATTATTATTGTGTTTACAATTCACATTGATTTGAATTTGACCTCGATGTATTATGGATTTTTTTTGACAAGGTACATGATAAGCTTATAATGTATTTGGGTTAGATGTACCGGAGCTCAAGTATGATGAGTCACGTCACATTCAACCTTTTCTAGTGTTTGTATTGTATAAGTTAAATATGTTTGATGCCATTGCCGCCGGGTTTGAACTTGACCTGTTGAAATCAAGGCAGGCAAGGCAATCTCTCCATCTCGACACGCACGAGGTAATTACCGGGGTCGGAACAATATGATTGATTTACCGGTCGTCAATCCTACGGGCCTTTTCTGTCTAGGATTTTTCAAATTGGTAGGTGCATCGATTCGATGTAAAGAGAGTCTAccgacaaaagaagaagataaaatgtGGCAATGTTTAAGGTGGGGTCCTTGGACGACCTTTTAACAGCGCTTGCCAAGGAGACAAAAGAAGGGTCAGGGTCAGGGTCATCCTTGAAGGGTAGATATACAGAGGATGCTCCAAAACAAGTCTCTCCCTCTCGTGAGGAAGGACAGACGAAATGAGCTTCGCTCTGCCGGAGTTGGCAAGGCACGAAAACGACAGAGGAGAAGAGGAGATAGAAGCATCTGTCCAACCACTCGGATCTTCTTTGGTTTCTTCAGTGTTTATAGGTGGGGCTACTTGAATACTTTTCCTTAATCTTGGCCAAATCAGCAGACAACGGATTAATCCGAAATTAGGTTGGTTGCTTTAAAAATCACGAACTAGTACTCACATGATGCACttatccaaaattgattttcgtCTTATAGAAAATCTCTAATTGATATCTCATAACATATTTACTCCaaatatattttccattaaacagTTTGAGATTTGACATGAACGTTAAATGTACATATACTAATTAAGACTTTTCTTAAGGCGAAAACTCATATAGGGTAAATTAGTCACGTAGttccaatttgggattttacacgggttttcttgaaattaaaggACAAATCCATTATGATATGAGAGAACTATCCATATATTCACACATCTTAATCTCAAAATTGGTTATATAAGAAAGAACGGCAGCCCTTATTATCTAAAATATACTTTTCACGTTAACCCACACTTTTGCTTgctaatcttttgtttttctttctcggGTTTAATTCcccatttgagttttttttttttttttggtggcgTCTCACTTGTCCTTTTCATTGATGATAATATTTGAGATCTGTAATGTGAATGCAAAACAGCGGAGAATGAATACCAAGAGGTAATTCAGGTATGGCACATTACAAAGTCAAAACAACAGTCTGGCAAACTATAATAGGACAGTACATAGGTTTCGCATTCATCGTCAAACGATTGCAGTAtcaaaacacaaacaaatgtgTGGTCATTCGACATGATGCAGAAGGGCCGGGTAGGGGTGTGACTGAGAGTTTGGGGAAAGAGATTGGTCTTGCCACTCCGAGCATCGTTTCCTTCCAACACACGAATATGGTCGCAGAGGTGCATCCGAAGAATGGAGTCAAAACAAgacaattgagagagagagagagagagagagagaggtaattATACCATCCAATCTCTGATCTATTCTCTTGCCATTTATTTAGAACAGAAAGAATTAATGTTACAGACTAGCCACCGGACATTCACCGGTTCGATACAGAAGCCAGCGAAGATGCCCATACCTGGGCATCCCTAGCCCCTACATGGAAGTTACCGTTCTTGCAGAGTCTCAGTTTCCTCCAAGCCCTTCTCACATCAATCCTGTGAAGCACGCGCAAATATTCCGAAAACCCGACCATAAGGACCCTCAGACAGAGGAATAATACAGATAGAGACAGGTAAGGATCTTTCATTATCATCTCCTTCATAGATGTCCCGCTATTCCTAATCCAAGACGTGGAGCTTGATTCTTTACTGCTACTTAAACCTGTCAGTTGACCCTCCATGAAATCTAGAACTGGTTCAAACCCTGCAGTATCATCGCAAAGATAGATATCACATTGATATTTGGCAAATTCTGCTTGATGGAGCTAATTATACAAGGCAAATTCGTGGaagtgacaaaagaaaagaaaaagtaagtggCTTCGACGACTATACTTTTCCTTCAACAGTTGAGTCCAACAACACAGTCTTtaactttattaaagaaaaggaggatGAGTGCGTTCTAACACAAGTGCCTGCGAACAAATCATCCTCAACATCtttattgaataaaataaagtaagggaaaaaaattaccGGTGTTTCTCTCATAAAACCGCACCAGAGAGAGGAGGGTTTTTGGACCGTGATATTTCACCATTGAAGTCTGGTTGATTACCAATATTGAGGGCACGCTATGGATTCCATACCTTGAAAGCACACTGACACATGAAACGATAATTAGCAAGCATGACATGGTAACTCGCCGATATGAATATAAGCAAGTAATCAATATTTTGCATAATAAAGCATAATATCACTAGATAAAAGGATTCAAGGCGAAAAACGTCTCAGGAAAGacataatttttattgagaTTAATTATGCTGTAATGGATCAGGCATTATTATCAGTGATTACTATGCACTTTATACCCTATTTGGGATCAAAGGCTCTACAAATGCTTAATTGGTCCAAGGTATGCATGTCAACCCAgactaggaaaaaaaagaaaaaaagaaaaaacaaggagCCGCGATGACACCATGGACTGACTACCTTAAAGGTCCCTACATGCAAGTTTTATAACCAACCAAATGGTATGTCAAATTATATTCTCACAAAGGATGACAAACTCACATGGAAATGCTGAGTACCTTACCATCCCCAACCCCCACGACCACTCACCCAAAGGATTTAGTGCATACACATCCTAGCTAGTCCACTGACGGCAGATATCACCCTCTATTACAGCCATGTGCAAGGTCTTCGAACAAAAATAGGAGGATTGCTATCACT
The sequence above is drawn from the Eucalyptus grandis isolate ANBG69807.140 chromosome 11, ASM1654582v1, whole genome shotgun sequence genome and encodes:
- the LOC104425274 gene encoding 5'-adenylylsulfate reductase-like 5; amino-acid sequence: MAPPSSLASLLLICMSAFAGLALFAATAAEPRHACPVEPFPFLYRLTSRCSTSIPPSLPLQVDGYFLDSIVASKDKNACVALLLYASWCPFSQRLLPIFDVLSSMFPQMDHLLVEHSSVFPSVLSRYGIHSVPSILVINQTSMVKYHGPKTLLSLVRFYERNTGFEPVLDFMEGQLTGLSSSKESSSTSWIRNSGTSMKEMIMKDPYLSLSVLFLCLRVLMVGFSEYLRVLHRIDVRRAWRKLRLCKNGNFHVGARDAQVWASSLASVSNR